From the Diospyros lotus cultivar Yz01 chromosome 13, ASM1463336v1, whole genome shotgun sequence genome, one window contains:
- the LOC127788344 gene encoding putative disease resistance protein RGA1 isoform X3, which translates to MPALKLSYDHLPSYLKPCFAYCSIFQMGQYIYKDNLIELWMAQGLIWSSPGQNLEPEEIGDQYFDELCSRSLFQEVEENGPLSVTFRMHDLVHDLAQSVAQTECLKKKSHAGDVSNMVRHVSLLGCDLSGQGVEKSLLKLQKLRTIFFPRDGIRSTHDRFVDECISTFLYLRVIDLEDSCFEVLPKSIGYLKHLRFLDLSWNCSIKKLPASICKLLNLQTLRISDCKELKRLPKNIGNLIGLRHLYVTTQQESFPEKAIGCLTSLQSLWITGCANLVCLPEEIQCLRALRTLAISRCPRLASLPKCIASLAKLENLMINDCEKLNLDVGSITTFGNLGIRKMVFAELPNFVNWPHWLRGTATSVNYLRIAYCPSLGELPEWLQYSASLQKLEIFGCPEVSALPEGFQHLRALKVLRVKECSRLARRLHPEIGRVSNMVAHIPELYINNAGIT; encoded by the coding sequence ATGCCTGCTCTGAAATTGAGTTATGATCACTTACCATCTTACCTGAAACCATGTTTTGCATActgttcaatttttcaaatgGGGCAATACATTTACAAGGATAATTTAATTGAGCTGTGGATGGCACAAGGGCTGATTTGGTCAAGTCCTGGCCAAAATCTAGAGCCCGAAGAAATCGGGGATCAGTATTTTGATGAGTTGTGTTCAAGATCACTCTTTCAAGAGGTTGAAGAGAATGGCCCCTTGTCTGTAACCTTTAGAATGCATGATCTTGTACATGATCTTGCACAGTCTGTAGCACAAACAGAATGCCTAAAGAAGAAATCCCATGCGGGAGATGTTTCTAATATGGTTCGGCATGTTTCCTTACTGGGTTGTGATTTGTCAGGACAGGGAGTAGAAAAATCCCTCCTCAAACTTCAGAAGCTGCGGACCATTTTCTTTCCACGGGATGGGATAAGATCCACTCATGATCGTTTTGTTGATGAATGCATCTCAACTTTCCTGTACTTGCGAGTGATCGATTTGGAGGATTCATGTTTTGAAGTCTTACCGAAATCTATTGGTTACTTGAAACATTTGAGGTTTCTTGACCTCAGTTGGAACTGTAGCATCAAAAAACTCCCTGCTTCCATTTGCAAGCTGCTGAATCTGCAGACTCTAAGGATCTCAGATTGTAAGGAGTTGAAGAGGTTGCCTAAAAATATAGGGAACTTGATTGGCCTTAGACATCTCTATGTAACCACACAACAGGAATCTTTCCCTGAGAAAGCAATCGGATGCTTGACCTCTCTTCAGTCTCTGTGGATCACCGGTTGTGCCAACCTTGTTTGTTTGCCAGAAGAAATTCAGTGCCTCAGAGCTCTTCGGACATTAGCTATCAGCAGATGCCCGAGATTAGCATCTCTTCCAAAATGCATAGCAAGTCTTGCCAAGTTAGAGAACCTGATGATCAATGACTGTGAAAAGCTCAACTTGGATGTGGGGAGTATCACTACATTTGGAAACCTTGGCATCAGGAAAATGGTTTTTGCAGAATTACCAAACTTTGTGAATTGGCCCCATTGGCTGCGTGGCACAGCTACGAGTGTAAATTACCTAAGGATTGCATACTGCCCCAGCCTTGGGGAACTCCCAGAGTGGCTGCAATACTCAGCATCGCTTCAGAAACTCGAGATTTTTGGATGCCCGGAAGTGTCAGCATTGCCAGAGGGATTCCAACACCTCCGGGCACTGAAAGTACTGAGGGTTAAAGAGTGCAGCAGGCTGGCCCGTAGACTACACCCAGAAATAGGCAGAGTTTCAAATATGGTAGCTCATATCCCAGAATTATATATCAACAATGCCGGGATCACCTAG
- the LOC127788347 gene encoding disease resistance protein RGA2-like isoform X2 — protein MLSPTPMIFWMRSNLKLSRTRLWVRLSERSSDPRNVRIQRETSHSFVRRVDVIGRRRDEEAIVERLNDASEHVSVIPIVGIGGLGKTTLASLVYNNEPVDRHFELKMWVGVSQDFDMNVLMRKIIASATTSPCAELDSDHLQHRLRGCLADKKFLLVLDDMWDIDLVK, from the exons ATGCTTTCGCCGACGCCGATGATCTTCTGGATGAGGTCAAATTTAAAGCTCTCAAGAACCAGGTTATGGGTAAG GCTTTCTGAGAGGTCTTCGGATCCGCGCAATGTGCGTATACAGAGGGAGACGAGCCATTCTTTTGTTCGTAGAGTCGATGTgataggaagaagaagggatgaAGAAGCCATTGTTGAGAGGTTGAATGATGCTAGCGAACATGTTTCTGTAATTCCCATTGTGGGAATTGGGGGCTTGGGGAAGACAACATTGGCAAGCTTAGTGTACAATAATGAGCCGGTTGATAGGCATTTTGAGCTGAAGATGTGGGTCGGTGTTTCTCAGGATTTTGATATGAATGTGCTGATGAGAAAGATCATTGCATCTGCAACGACTTCGCCCTGTGCTGAGCTAGACAGTGATCACTTGCAGCATAGGCTTCGGGGTTGTTTGGCCGATAAGAAATTTTTACTCGTCTTGGATGATATGTGGGACATCGACCTTGTAAAATGA
- the LOC127788347 gene encoding putative disease resistance protein RGA3 isoform X1, translating into MNDELPKWLARVKDAFADADDLLDEVKFKALKNQVMGKVRNYLTSHSSITFCLSVVRRIKEMRDRLHSIDGLKNNFRLSERSSDPRNVRIQRETSHSFVRRVDVIGRRRDEEAIVERLNDASEHVSVIPIVGIGGLGKTTLASLVYNNEPVDRHFELKMWVGVSQDFDMNVLMRKIIASATTSPCAELDSDHLQHRLRGCLADKKFLLVLDDMWDIDLVK; encoded by the coding sequence ATGAACGACGAGCTTCCCAAATGGCTCGCCCGAGTCAAGGATGCTTTCGCCGACGCCGATGATCTTCTGGATGAGGTCAAATTTAAAGCTCTCAAGAACCAGGTTATGGGTAAGGTACGGAACTATCTTACGAGCCATAGTTCAATTACTTTCTGCCTTTCAGTTGTTAGAAGGATCAAGGAGATGAGAGACAGGTTACATTCAATTGATGGTCTGAAAAACAATTTTAGGCTTTCTGAGAGGTCTTCGGATCCGCGCAATGTGCGTATACAGAGGGAGACGAGCCATTCTTTTGTTCGTAGAGTCGATGTgataggaagaagaagggatgaAGAAGCCATTGTTGAGAGGTTGAATGATGCTAGCGAACATGTTTCTGTAATTCCCATTGTGGGAATTGGGGGCTTGGGGAAGACAACATTGGCAAGCTTAGTGTACAATAATGAGCCGGTTGATAGGCATTTTGAGCTGAAGATGTGGGTCGGTGTTTCTCAGGATTTTGATATGAATGTGCTGATGAGAAAGATCATTGCATCTGCAACGACTTCGCCCTGTGCTGAGCTAGACAGTGATCACTTGCAGCATAGGCTTCGGGGTTGTTTGGCCGATAAGAAATTTTTACTCGTCTTGGATGATATGTGGGACATCGACCTTGTAAAATGA